The Streptomyces sp. P9-A4 genome contains a region encoding:
- a CDS encoding DUF6083 domain-containing protein, whose protein sequence is MALCPECEGTGASPPARDPVLVGDVLAGLVDAVAHGRQPQPSVANCRRCGASAAWHRTVRGRWIMIEPGELAAGVVPAGSRWRVAGDGTAVNLGSAVPSDTCRVSHFDVCPAGPEPAGSPVMQALWRGHARRTA, encoded by the coding sequence ATGGCGCTGTGCCCGGAGTGCGAGGGGACGGGCGCGAGCCCGCCCGCGCGGGACCCGGTGCTGGTGGGCGACGTGCTGGCGGGCCTGGTCGACGCCGTGGCGCACGGGCGACAGCCTCAGCCGTCCGTCGCGAACTGCCGTCGGTGCGGGGCGTCCGCCGCGTGGCACCGCACGGTGCGCGGGCGCTGGATCATGATCGAGCCGGGGGAGCTGGCGGCCGGTGTCGTCCCGGCGGGCAGCCGCTGGCGCGTCGCGGGTGACGGAACCGCCGTGAACCTCGGCTCCGCCGTGCCCTCCGACACCTGCCGGGTGAGCCACTTCGACGTCTGCCCGGCCGGCCCCGAGCCGGCCGGCTCCCCCGTCATGCAGGCGCTGTGGCGAGGCCACGCCCGACGGACCGCCTGA
- a CDS encoding DNA-binding protein — MNNRLEAVVLDSQGLSAWISQDRAVLAMIRSFHSMAADLVVCANTIVEVMHARVNTPRLNWVLSQVKVEAVTEQTARAAAGLLREAALHGHKYAIDATVAELALRQPGPVAMLTSDVDDMAKLCGNRVRLIAI; from the coding sequence GTGAACAATCGCCTTGAGGCCGTCGTACTGGACTCCCAAGGGCTGTCCGCCTGGATCTCGCAGGACCGGGCCGTGCTCGCGATGATCAGATCCTTCCATTCGATGGCGGCCGATCTCGTGGTCTGCGCCAACACCATCGTGGAGGTCATGCACGCCCGGGTGAACACACCTCGACTGAACTGGGTCCTCTCCCAGGTCAAGGTGGAAGCGGTGACCGAGCAGACGGCCAGAGCCGCCGCCGGGCTGCTGAGAGAAGCCGCCCTGCACGGCCACAAGTACGCGATCGATGCCACCGTCGCCGAGCTGGCGCTCCGCCAGCCGGGCCCGGTGGCCATGCTCACGTCCGACGTCGACGACATGGCCAAGCTGTGCGGGAACCGAGTCCGACTCATCGCGATCTGA
- a CDS encoding LLM class flavin-dependent oxidoreductase, whose translation MRLSTVILPIHRWSEGQKTWRRAEDLGFHAAYTYDHLSWRTFRDGPWFGALPTLTAAATATERMRLGTLVTSPNFRHPVTLAKELMTLDDISDGRITLGIGAGGNGFDATALGQEPWTPKERADRFGEFVALLDQLLTEDAVTETGTFYSADEARNIPGCVQRPRLPFAVAATGPRGLKLAARYGQAWVTTGDPKIFEEGTPEQSVAALRGQVEKLGKACAETGREVAELDKVLLTGFTPDRSRPLESVDAFVDFAGRHREIGFTEIVIHWPIPDSDFAADQAVFERIATEALTQLG comes from the coding sequence ATGCGTCTGAGTACGGTGATCCTCCCCATCCACCGATGGAGCGAGGGGCAGAAGACCTGGCGGCGGGCCGAGGACCTCGGGTTCCATGCCGCGTACACCTATGACCACCTGTCCTGGCGGACCTTCCGGGACGGCCCGTGGTTCGGCGCGCTGCCCACGCTCACCGCGGCGGCTACGGCCACCGAGCGGATGCGGCTCGGCACGCTCGTGACCTCGCCGAACTTCCGGCATCCGGTGACGCTCGCCAAAGAACTGATGACGCTCGACGACATCTCCGACGGGCGGATCACGCTCGGCATCGGCGCGGGCGGCAATGGCTTCGACGCGACCGCGCTGGGCCAGGAGCCGTGGACGCCGAAGGAGCGGGCGGACCGTTTCGGCGAGTTCGTGGCGCTGCTCGACCAGCTGCTCACCGAGGACGCGGTGACGGAGACCGGCACGTTCTACTCGGCCGACGAGGCGCGGAACATCCCCGGCTGCGTCCAGCGCCCGCGGCTGCCGTTCGCGGTGGCGGCGACGGGGCCGCGCGGTCTGAAGCTGGCCGCGCGGTACGGGCAGGCGTGGGTGACGACCGGTGACCCGAAGATCTTCGAGGAGGGCACTCCGGAGCAGTCGGTGGCGGCGCTGCGCGGCCAGGTCGAGAAGCTCGGCAAGGCCTGCGCCGAGACCGGCCGAGAGGTCGCCGAGCTGGACAAGGTGCTGCTGACCGGCTTCACGCCGGACCGGAGCCGGCCGCTGGAGTCCGTGGACGCGTTCGTGGACTTCGCCGGGCGCCACCGCGAGATCGGCTTCACCGAGATCGTGATCCACTGGCCGATCCCCGACTCCGACTTCGCCGCCGACCAGGCCGTCTTCGAGCGGATCGCCACCGAGGCGCTCACCCAGCTGGGCTGA
- a CDS encoding MerR family transcriptional regulator: protein MSEQSAQPEYRIEDLAHHSGATVRTIRAYQDRGLLPRPERRGRSNVYGDAHLARLRQIADLLDRGYTLASIKELLEAWDTGRGLGGVLGLVAEVHGPWTDEEADRISREELDARFGGTPDEAAILEAVELGVLERLPGREGEEYLVPSPQELAVAAELYAAGVPLAAITGHLRELRDQVEHIASRFLEFTTEYVFARYLEHRPPTDTDAAEAATMVRRLRPLAQQTVDAELARAMRLLATRHLQLHLAPPEAPAVKDDEPRPVTLPAGTIRAVQGLVGPEGVAAFVAAATEREVHKRTLDALSANRSIGGEVTQST, encoded by the coding sequence TTGTCCGAGCAGTCAGCACAGCCGGAGTACCGGATCGAGGATCTCGCCCATCACAGCGGGGCCACGGTCCGGACGATCCGCGCCTACCAGGACCGCGGGCTGCTGCCCCGCCCGGAGCGGCGGGGCAGGTCGAACGTGTACGGGGACGCGCACCTGGCGCGGCTCCGGCAGATCGCCGACCTCCTCGACCGGGGCTACACCCTGGCCTCGATCAAGGAACTCCTGGAGGCCTGGGACACCGGCCGGGGCCTCGGCGGGGTGCTGGGCCTCGTCGCGGAGGTGCACGGGCCGTGGACGGACGAGGAGGCGGACCGGATCTCCCGCGAGGAGCTGGACGCCCGCTTCGGCGGCACACCGGACGAGGCGGCCATCCTGGAGGCCGTCGAGCTCGGCGTACTGGAGCGGCTCCCGGGCCGGGAGGGCGAGGAGTACCTCGTACCGAGTCCCCAGGAACTCGCGGTGGCGGCCGAGTTGTACGCGGCCGGGGTGCCGCTCGCGGCAATCACCGGGCATCTGAGGGAACTTCGGGACCAGGTGGAGCACATAGCGTCCCGTTTCCTGGAGTTCACCACCGAGTACGTCTTCGCGCGCTATCTGGAGCACCGCCCCCCGACGGACACGGACGCGGCCGAGGCGGCGACGATGGTGCGGCGGCTCCGGCCGCTCGCCCAGCAGACGGTGGACGCCGAACTGGCTCGGGCCATGCGCCTGTTGGCGACCCGGCATCTCCAGCTGCATCTGGCGCCGCCCGAGGCACCGGCCGTGAAGGACGACGAGCCGCGCCCGGTGACCCTTCCGGCCGGAACGATAAGGGCGGTTCAGGGTCTGGTGGGTCCGGAGGGCGTCGCGGCCTTCGTCGCCGCCGCCACGGAACGAGAGGTCCACAAAAGAACATTGGACGCGCTTTCCGCAAATCGCTCAATCGGTGGCGAAGTTACTCAATCCACCTGA
- a CDS encoding RNA 2'-phosphotransferase has translation MNGTARRQPPDERRTVKVSKYLSKHLRHQPERIGLVLDAHGWTEIEALLQATARNGFVITREELDHVVATNDKKRFAIEGTRIRASQGHTIAVDLDLPAAEPPAYLYHGTVAALLPAIRAEGLRPMARHHVHLSPDRETATRVGARRGRPVVLSVDAGAMHRAGHVFRVSANGVWLADAVPPEYLRFPG, from the coding sequence ATGAATGGAACCGCACGACGACAACCGCCGGACGAGCGCCGCACGGTGAAGGTCTCGAAGTACCTCTCCAAGCACCTGCGCCACCAGCCGGAGCGCATCGGCCTCGTCCTCGACGCCCACGGCTGGACCGAGATCGAGGCGCTGCTCCAGGCCACCGCACGCAACGGCTTCGTGATCACCCGCGAGGAACTCGACCACGTCGTCGCGACCAACGACAAGAAGCGCTTCGCGATCGAGGGCACCCGCATCCGGGCCAGCCAGGGCCACACCATCGCGGTGGACCTGGACCTGCCGGCCGCGGAACCGCCCGCGTACCTCTACCACGGTACGGTCGCCGCCCTGCTCCCCGCGATCCGGGCGGAGGGGTTGCGCCCCATGGCCCGCCACCACGTGCACCTCTCCCCCGACCGGGAGACCGCGACCCGGGTCGGTGCGCGCCGGGGCCGGCCGGTGGTGCTCAGCGTCGACGCCGGAGCCATGCACCGGGCCGGACACGTGTTCCGCGTCAGCGCCAACGGCGTCTGGCTGGCCGATGCCGTACCGCCGGAGTACCTGCGCTTTCCCGGCTGA
- a CDS encoding pyridoxamine 5'-phosphate oxidase family protein produces the protein MNETDGTGEADGTGGTGGTGGTGATGDAPAAPGPRSLAARRRDTAHRLDHDVDVWVATASADGVPYLVPLSFDWDGAALLVATPADSPTGRNLAATGTARLGLGATRDVTMIEGDVEVLEMDALPEERRDRFAARTGFDPFALTTAYRWFRITPRRVQAWREADELRGRELMRDGDWLA, from the coding sequence ATGAACGAGACCGACGGTACGGGCGAGGCCGACGGTACGGGCGGTACGGGCGGTACGGGCGGGACCGGCGCTACGGGCGACGCCCCCGCAGCCCCCGGCCCCCGTTCCCTTGCCGCGCGCCGGCGCGACACCGCGCACCGGCTGGACCACGATGTCGACGTCTGGGTCGCCACCGCATCGGCGGACGGCGTGCCATACCTGGTGCCGCTGTCCTTCGACTGGGACGGGGCCGCTCTTCTGGTGGCCACCCCGGCGGACAGCCCGACCGGCCGGAACCTGGCGGCCACCGGGACCGCTCGGCTCGGGCTCGGAGCCACCCGTGATGTGACCATGATCGAGGGCGATGTCGAGGTGCTGGAGATGGACGCGCTGCCGGAGGAGCGGAGGGACCGCTTCGCCGCGCGCACCGGCTTCGACCCGTTTGCGCTGACCACGGCGTACCGCTGGTTCCGCATCACCCCGCGCCGCGTCCAGGCCTGGCGCGAGGCGGACGAACTGCGCGGCCGTGAACTGATGCGGGACGGCGACTGGCTGGCCTGA